In Ignavibacteria bacterium, the genomic stretch TGCAACCAGAAATTTTCTTGAACAAGTTCTTCAACACAATCCGAACATCAAGCGTTTTGTTCACGTGAGCAGTCAAGCCGCAGTTGGTCCAAGTTTTTCTGAAACTCCGATTGATGAATCCGTTCCATTTCATCCGATTACAACATACGGAAAAAGCAAGATGGAAGCAGAAAAAGAATGTCAAAAATTTTTTGACAGATTTCCGATAACCATTTGTCGTCCTCCCGCAGTTTTTGGCGAACGCGATAAAGATGTGTTTGAATTTTTTAAAACAATGAATAGCGGCATTCAACCAACGATTGGTTTCAACCAAAAAAAAGTTTCACTTATTCATGTTTCGGATGTCGTTGATGGAATTATTCTTGCAGGAGAATCGGCAAACAGTGATAAGAAAACGTATTTCATTTCGAGTGAACAAACGTACACGTGGGAAGAAATCGGAACAATTACATCAAGAATTTTAGGAAAGAAAGCATTCCGAATTGTCATTCCTGAATCTATCGTCATTGCAATTTTTGCTTTCGGTGAAATCGTTTCCCGTTTTTCTTCAAAACCTTCAATCATCAATTTGGAAAAAGCAAAAGATATTACTCAACAATACTGGACATGCAGCGTTGAAAATGCAAAGCGAGATTTAGGTTTTCGGCAACGACTTTCGCTTGAAGAAGGAATTCGGAAAACGGTACAATGGTATCGAAACGCTCAATGGTTGAAATAATTCCAAAGAAATTTACGAATGAACATCAGTGAAGAAACTGAACAACGCATTCTGCAACTGGAAACGTATGCGAACAGAAAACTTTCCTTCAAGGAAGAACTCTCACATTTATTAGAACTCTCCGCGCGGTTCAAACAAGAGAAACAACTTTCTGAAACTGTATTTTCCGCAAAAGCAATATGGAATATTTTTTCATTGATGCAGAAAAACTCTCCTTCCGTTGATGGTTTTGAAAAACTCGAAAAAGAATTTCAGGAACAACTTCATTCAATGCTCCAAAGTTTGAAATTACTGCTTGAAAATGCGCCGCAAGAAATTCGCGAATCATTCGCAACAAAATTCTTTTGTCAAACACAGGAAAGTTTTGTTGATTTTCTTCAGTTGTGTTCCGATTTACGATTGCTTAAAAATTTGATGCTTGATACAAAAACTTCGTCGCAAACACAGTAGTATGTATTTCTATGCGCGCTCTTATACAACGTGTTACCTCAGCAAGCGTTTCCATTGATTCGCACAAAATCAATGCCATTGAACATGGAATATTGATTTTCCTTGGAATAAGAAACGGCGATACGAAGGAAGATGCAGAATATCTTGCTTACCGATGCGCACATATTCGCATCTTCAACGATGCAAACGAAAAAATGAATGAATCAGTGAAAGATGTAAACGGTGAAGCGCTTGTTATTTCTCAGTTCACGTTATATGGTGATACACGGAGAGGTCATCGTCCCAGTTATACGGATGCGGCTCCTCCTCAATTCGCAGAAGAATTATATAACTATTTTTCAGTAAAACTTGGGGAAGAACTCGGAAAAGAAAAAATAAAAACCGGAGTATTTCGCGCAATGATGCAAATTCAACTCGTGAATGACGGACCGGTTACACTTTCTATTGAAAGCAAAGACCATTAGCGAACAATGTTTGAACGTCGTCCAGCGGCAAAAATCGTTTCATTCTTCATTGTTGGAATACTCGCTGGTTGGTACGTTCCGTTTTCAATTTTGTATGTACCAATTGCGCTTTCCGTATTTCTTTTCATTGCATATATCGTTGCAAACATTCCATCGGAAACATCCCTCACACTTTCAAACATCATTCTCTGTTTTTTACTACTACTCCTCGGCGTGTGGAAAATCTCGCTCGACACGCAGTACATTTCGAACAATCATATTTCACGTTTCATCAATCCCAATCAAGAAATAATTCTTTCCGCGATTGTTATTGATCAACCGACAAAAAAACGTCATCGAATGCAATTCGTTGCAGAAGTTGACTCATTGATACATCCTATTTCACGCCAAAAAATAGAAGGAGAAATTCTCGTAACGGTTCTTTCAAAAGAAAGAAACTTTGCATTGTTTGAACGATTAACCTACGGGACAAAAATTCAATTGCAAGGATATTTGGAACAACCACAGCAAGCGCGCAACCCCGGAGATTTTGACTACAGAAAATACCTTCGCTTGAAAGATATCCACGCGCAATGTATCATCAAAAATACTGAACACATCAACATTTCCGGTGAAGGAGGAAATTGGTTTTTTCGGATAATAGTTTTTCCTTCGCGAAAATGGATGAGCACGCAATTAGATACGTTTATTTCTTCCCGCGAAGGAAATTTTCTCAAAGGACTTCTTCTCGGCGATAGAAGCGAAATTGACAGCGAAGCAAAAACCGCTTTTATCAATGCAGGAGTAATGCATATTCTTGCCGTTAGCGGTTCGAATGTGTTATTCATTATTCTCATTTTCTCATCAATATTTTCTGCCATTCGGCTTCCGGCAAAGTTATCATTTGCTATTCAGTGCTTCGCGCTCGTGTTTTATATTTTTCTCACAGGAGAATCTGCTTCTGTTACACGTGCGGTAATTATGGGAATTATTTATCTTATCGGTAAAGAATATGAATTATTCACTGATAATTACAACACGATTGCAACGGCGGCGCTCATCGTATTGTTATTTGATGCGCGCCAACTTTTCGACGCGGGATTTCAACTTTCTTTTGCCGCGGTGTTTTCCCTTGCATTTTTTTATCCGAAATTGAAATCACTCGACCAATTTTTTTCATTGAAACTTCGTACAGCAACATTATTCAAATTTCTTTGGGTAACATTTTCCGCAACGTTCGCAGCCACCCTCGGAACTCTTCCTTTCACAACGTTATATTTTGAAAAAATATCTGTCATCGGTTTACTGACAAATCTTTTTGTCATCCCATTTTCCGGACTTTTGCTTGCACTCGGGGTAACCGTAATTTTTTTCGCTGCATTTGCTCCGTGGATTGCGCAAGTTTATGCCTCAACAACTAAAGTACTTTCCTATTTATTTTTAGAAACCATCAATTATACAGGACATCTTTCTTTCGCTTCTTTTGATTTGAAATTGTCCTATCATGAATCGTTAGCGTTTTATGCGGCTTTATTTTTTTTATGCACATCGTTTCAACGGCAATTTCAACGGCGTATATTTATTTTTGGACTTTTTCTCATGAATTTCTTCCTCTATAAAAATCTTTATGTACAATTTATCCGTAATGCTGAATATAAATATCGCATTACAGTTCTCGATGTTGGACAAGGAGATGCTCTTCATATCAAATTTCCCAATGGTGAAAATTTTCTCGTTGATGCTGGACCGAAATCGCTTACGTACGATGCCGGAGAAAAAATTGTTGTCCCTTATTTGAAACGACAGAACATTTTTCACTTAAACGGAATCATCGTGAGTCATCCGCACAGCGACCATCTTGGCGGAGTTCCAGCAGTACTTCGTGAAATATCGGTTGATACCGTTTTCGATTCTGCAGAACCCGCAAACAGTAATTTGTTTATGGAATACCATCACGTTCTCGATTCGATGAACATTGCTCACAAAAAAATCTCAAAAGGAATGAGCATCGGAAATTTTTTATTCGTAAAAAATTTCATTCTTCATCCCACCGAAACATTTGCAGACACATCAAAAACTCCAAATCTCAATAATGGCTCAGTGGTTTTTAAGTCCATATATAAAAATACGAGCGTTCTCTTCAGCGGTGATGCGGAAAAAGAAGCGGAAGATATAATTACATACACTTACGGAGATTTTTT encodes the following:
- a CDS encoding SDR family NAD(P)-dependent oxidoreductase; the protein is MLALVTGGNGFIGSHLVEHLLQRGYSVRCLVRKTSNLQWLKNFSVEYVYGDLFDNDALKNAVQNVDLIFHSAGITKAKTKEEYFRGNQFATRNFLEQVLQHNPNIKRFVHVSSQAAVGPSFSETPIDESVPFHPITTYGKSKMEAEKECQKFFDRFPITICRPPAVFGERDKDVFEFFKTMNSGIQPTIGFNQKKVSLIHVSDVVDGIILAGESANSDKKTYFISSEQTYTWEEIGTITSRILGKKAFRIVIPESIVIAIFAFGEIVSRFSSKPSIINLEKAKDITQQYWTCSVENAKRDLGFRQRLSLEEGIRKTVQWYRNAQWLK
- a CDS encoding DNA internalization-related competence protein ComEC/Rec2, translating into MFERRPAAKIVSFFIVGILAGWYVPFSILYVPIALSVFLFIAYIVANIPSETSLTLSNIILCFLLLLLGVWKISLDTQYISNNHISRFINPNQEIILSAIVIDQPTKKRHRMQFVAEVDSLIHPISRQKIEGEILVTVLSKERNFALFERLTYGTKIQLQGYLEQPQQARNPGDFDYRKYLRLKDIHAQCIIKNTEHINISGEGGNWFFRIIVFPSRKWMSTQLDTFISSREGNFLKGLLLGDRSEIDSEAKTAFINAGVMHILAVSGSNVLFIILIFSSIFSAIRLPAKLSFAIQCFALVFYIFLTGESASVTRAVIMGIIYLIGKEYELFTDNYNTIATAALIVLLFDARQLFDAGFQLSFAAVFSLAFFYPKLKSLDQFFSLKLRTATLFKFLWVTFSATFAATLGTLPFTTLYFEKISVIGLLTNLFVIPFSGLLLALGVTVIFFAAFAPWIAQVYASTTKVLSYLFLETINYTGHLSFASFDLKLSYHESLAFYAALFFLCTSFQRQFQRRIFIFGLFLMNFFLYKNLYVQFIRNAEYKYRITVLDVGQGDALHIKFPNGENFLVDAGPKSLTYDAGEKIVVPYLKRQNIFHLNGIIVSHPHSDHLGGVPAVLREISVDTVFDSAEPANSNLFMEYHHVLDSMNIAHKKISKGMSIGNFLFVKNFILHPTETFADTSKTPNLNNGSVVFKSIYKNTSVLFSGDAEKEAEDIITYTYGDFLKSSLLKVGHHGSRTSTSKKFLESVRPHIALISVGVRNKFRHPSKTTLKHLRENNVQYFRTDEEGAIVFESDGNSWKRINWREE
- a CDS encoding D-tyrosyl-tRNA(Tyr) deacylase — encoded protein: MRALIQRVTSASVSIDSHKINAIEHGILIFLGIRNGDTKEDAEYLAYRCAHIRIFNDANEKMNESVKDVNGEALVISQFTLYGDTRRGHRPSYTDAAPPQFAEELYNYFSVKLGEELGKEKIKTGVFRAMMQIQLVNDGPVTLSIESKDH